The Alistipes finegoldii DSM 17242 DNA segment GAAGACCTGTTTCCGGAACGCCTTCCACTTCCGAACGAAGCATGTTGGTCAAATGAATGGTGTCAAACATAGCCACCTCCTTGCTGTTTTGGAAGTTCATCACCAATAGCGAAAGCTTCATAATGGAAACGACGCAGAAAGCGGTCTACGTCTTCCTGCGTGTACCAGTATTTATCACCTTCACGCGAGTAGCCGAGATAGCCGTTGTCTCGCAACTTTTTCAGATACTTTTCTTTGATGTTCAATTTCTCCATCAAAGACTTGTTGTCATATAGACGGTGTCCGCCTTCA contains these protein-coding regions:
- a CDS encoding helix-turn-helix domain-containing protein; the protein is MAKETNVEKLCDRELLEKILSIVERQEKLPPPAHEGGHRLYDNKSLMEKLNIKEKYLKKLRDNGYLGYSREGDKYWYTQEDVDRFLRRFHYEAFAIGDELPKQQGGGYV